From the genome of Cystobacter fuscus DSM 2262:
GGCTGCCCTGTGCCCAGTGTCTCGCGAGCGCCTCGCACACGGTGGCGGCCTCTCGGGCGGAGGTCTGCTTCTCCAGCCGCCGGATCTCGGCAAGCGCCGCTCCCACCCGACCCCGTTCAGCGAGTCTCGTGGCCAACTCCCGCTCCAGAACCACTGGAACTCCCACACAGGCATCAATGCGAATACTCACGGGCGTCAGACGCTAGCACTTCCCCGCCCGGCGCTCGATGGGCATCAGCGATTGGGCAGCGATTGGCGCCCCTTCAGGGCCGGGGAGAACAGATCTCCCACCTTATCCAGGCGCTTGCGCAACGTGCCCAACGTGAAGCGCGAGGGCTCCAACCGGCGCGTCACCTCCGACCACGCGAGCGGTGTGGACACGGGTGCGTGCGGCAGCGCACGCGGAGAGTAGGGCGCCACCACCGTCTTGCCCCAGGCGTTCTGGTCCGCGTCCAGGTACAGCCGCCCCTGGCGCCGCGACTTGGAGCGCTCGATGGTCGCCAGCTCCGGGTACTCCTCCGAGAGCGCCGCGAAGGTCTCGTGGGCGAACGCGCGCACCTGCTCGTAGGTGTGATCCGGGGACAGGGGCACCAGCACGTGCAGGCCCCGCTTGCCGGACGTCTTCGGCACGCTGGCCAGCTCCAGCCGCTCCAGGTAGCGCCGCAACCCGGTGGCCAGTTCGATCAAATCCCCGAAGGTGCCCCCCGGGCCCGGATCCAGGTCGAACACCACCCAGTCGGGCTGCTCCAGGTGCGGCACCCGGCTCGACCACATGTGCAGGGTGAGCGCGGACTGGTTGGCGAGCCAGAGGAGGGACTCGGGCCGGTCCACCACCACGTGGGACAGCTCCCGCGTCTCGTGGGTGATGCGCACCGTGGTGAGCCCCTCCGGCACGTGCTCCACGCCCTGGCGGAAGAAGCCCGGCGCCTTCACGCCCTGGGGCCACTGCTGCAGCGTGAGCGGCCGGCCCGCCAGCGCCGGCACCATGAGGGGCGCGACGTCCTGGAAGTAGGCGTACACGTCCGCCTTGGTGTAGCCCGGCTCGGGAAAGAGGACCCGGTCCCCATGCGTGAGCCCCACCAGGGCCGCGGCGGCTCCCTTCTTCGCCGGAGCCGACTCCTTCTTCTTCGCCGGAGCGGCCTCCTTCACCGGGGCGGCTGCCTTCCGGGAGACGGCGGATCTGCCCGCGGAGCGCGCCCCCGGGCGGGCCTTGCGCCCCGTTTCACGGTGGGGACCCCGGCGAGCGGGCCGCTCGATGGGCCGCTCCCGGACACACTCCTCGGGGCGCTTGTCGCCGCGCAGCCCCTGGAAGGAGGGATGACGCAGCCGCCCATCCTCGGTCCATTCGGTGAAGGCCACCTGGGCCACGTGGCGGGGCTTCACCCAGATGGCCTCCTCGTGGTGCAGGGCGTCACGCACGCGCGGAGCATCCTGGACGAGGGGCTTCTTCACCTCGTCGCGCGACAGCAGCTCCCGCAGCTCCCGCCGCACCTTCGTCGTGTACCCCGTGCCCACCTTGCCCGCGTAGCGCCAGGCGTTCCCCTCGCGCACCCCCACCAGGAGCGAGCCCAGCTCGGGCCGCTCGTTGGCCATGGGCGTGAAGCCCACGATGGCCACCTCCTGGTTGGCCTGGACCTTGAGCTTGAGCCAGCTCTCGCCGCGGCCCGGTGAATAGGGGGTGCCCACGCGCTTGGCCATGACGCCTTCCCAGCCGCGCCGCTGAGCCTGGGCCAGCGCCTGCCGCGCGCTGCCCTTCACCCGCTCGGCGAGCTGCAGGGGCGCCTTCACGCGCGCCAGCAGCCGCTCGAGCCGCTCGCGACGCTCCTCCAGGGGCAGCGGCCGCAGGTCCTCCCCGTCGAGCCACAGCACATCGAAGATGACGTAGCGCTCCTCGACCCCCTTGCCGAGGAGTTGGAAGCGGGAGCGCCCCTCGTCGTCCAGGGCGACGAGCTCCCCGTCCACCACCGCCTCGTGCCCACCGAGCGCCCCGAGCGCCCGGACGACGTCGGCGAAGCGCGCCGACAAGTCCTTGCCACCGCGCGAGTGCAGCGCGACCTCGCCCTCGCGGAACGCGGCGAGCGCGCGGAACCCGTCGTACTTCACCTCGTAGAGCCACTCACCCTGCGCGGTGGACTCCACCTGGGCGAGCGTGGCGAGCATGGGCGCGCCCACCTTCTCCAGCAGCGCCACGGGAGAGAGGGCCTGGGCCTTCTTCGCGCGGGTGGGGCGGGAGATGCGCACGGGCATGGCCTCGGAGGTGCGCCGGGTGCGCCGCGCGGGGCCATGGGTGACGCGCTCGCCGGACTTCACGGACTCGGGGTGCTCCTCGGTGACGTCGTAGCCAGCGCGCTCGGTGCCATCCTTGGCCTTGAAGCACAGCCACTGGGCCTTCTTGCCCATGGGACGGGTGCGGATGAGGTGCCACTCGCCCTGGAGCTTCGTGCCGCGCAGCAGCACGTGCAGCCGCCCCTTCGCGAGCTGCTCGGAGGCCTGCCCGGGAGGCACCGTGTCGAAGGTGCCCGACTCCCACAGCAGCGAGTCTCCCGCCCCATAGGCCCCATCGGGGATGCGGCCCTCGAAGGTGGCATAGGCCAGGGGGTGGTCCTCGGTCTGCACCGCGAGCCGCTTCTCGGCCGGATCGTAGCTGGGGCCCTTGGGAATGGCCCAGCTCACCAGCACCCCGTCGATCTCCAGCCGCAGGTCATAGTGCAGCCGCGTGGCGTCGTGCTTGTGCACCACGAAGATGGGGGCGTCCCGCGACGGCGAGGCCTCGACATCGGGGCCAGGCTCCGAGGTGAGGGAGAAGTCACGCTTCTCGCCGTAGGTTCCCAATCGCTTCCGAGCCGAGGGTGTCGAGCGTCGCGGGGTCGCCATACCAGGTAAGGGTTGGCACTCCCTACCCGACCGGCAAAGCGCAGCCTCCTGCTCCCGAGCCGCCCGCTTCCTCTACCTCGACCGTCAAGCGGCGCGGAGCACCCGTGGAGTCGGGTTCGACACGCCCTATCCCAGACCCTTGTCCAGCAGCAGCTCCCCGAGCTGCTGGAAGCCGGCGCGATGGGAGGCGAGGAAGTCCTCGGCGAGCTCGGGCGGGGGCTTCTCCCAGCGCATCTGCCCGGCGTCCTCCCACCGGCAGAGCACGAGCTGGGAGCGCACCTGCTCCGGCGACTCGAAGGAGAGCGCGTCCAGGAGGATGGGGTTGGGGCTGGTGAGGAAGACCTGACGGGGGCTCAGCGCCTCGATGCAGTAGGGCAGCCAGGGGTGGGGCAGGCCGTTGACGAGCTCGTCGGCGATGGCGACGTGCTCGACACAGTCCAGGTAGTACAGGAAGGACAGGGTGCGCTTCTGCCCGTAGCTCAGGTGCCTGTCGGGGAGGGTCCACCCCGCGCGATGGGTGAAGTGGAACGCCTGACGTCCGGACTTGCGTGCCTCCACTCCCTCCTCTCCGGGCAGCCGGTTGAACTCGAGGACCGCGGCGGCCGTCTCGAAGTCCAGCAGACTGGCCAACTGACCCAGGAAGG
Proteins encoded in this window:
- the ligD gene encoding DNA ligase D, which translates into the protein MGTYGEKRDFSLTSEPGPDVEASPSRDAPIFVVHKHDATRLHYDLRLEIDGVLVSWAIPKGPSYDPAEKRLAVQTEDHPLAYATFEGRIPDGAYGAGDSLLWESGTFDTVPPGQASEQLAKGRLHVLLRGTKLQGEWHLIRTRPMGKKAQWLCFKAKDGTERAGYDVTEEHPESVKSGERVTHGPARRTRRTSEAMPVRISRPTRAKKAQALSPVALLEKVGAPMLATLAQVESTAQGEWLYEVKYDGFRALAAFREGEVALHSRGGKDLSARFADVVRALGALGGHEAVVDGELVALDDEGRSRFQLLGKGVEERYVIFDVLWLDGEDLRPLPLEERRERLERLLARVKAPLQLAERVKGSARQALAQAQRRGWEGVMAKRVGTPYSPGRGESWLKLKVQANQEVAIVGFTPMANERPELGSLLVGVREGNAWRYAGKVGTGYTTKVRRELRELLSRDEVKKPLVQDAPRVRDALHHEEAIWVKPRHVAQVAFTEWTEDGRLRHPSFQGLRGDKRPEECVRERPIERPARRGPHRETGRKARPGARSAGRSAVSRKAAAPVKEAAPAKKKESAPAKKGAAAALVGLTHGDRVLFPEPGYTKADVYAYFQDVAPLMVPALAGRPLTLQQWPQGVKAPGFFRQGVEHVPEGLTTVRITHETRELSHVVVDRPESLLWLANQSALTLHMWSSRVPHLEQPDWVVFDLDPGPGGTFGDLIELATGLRRYLERLELASVPKTSGKRGLHVLVPLSPDHTYEQVRAFAHETFAALSEEYPELATIERSKSRRQGRLYLDADQNAWGKTVVAPYSPRALPHAPVSTPLAWSEVTRRLEPSRFTLGTLRKRLDKVGDLFSPALKGRQSLPNR